The genomic DNA AGGGATCGCCAAAATCCTGACTTGTGCCCACATCTTCCGCGGCTTCAACGATGAGGCCAAAATTGAAGTCGACTTGCAGATCAATAATCAAAAGCAAACGCACATCGCCCGCTTAGAGAACTTCAACGAAGAGGCTGACCTCGGACTGATTTCGGTCTCCACAAGCAAGCCGTTACCTGTCGCTTTGATCGCGAAAGCTTCGCGGGCTCCTGTCGCAGGTGAACCAGTTGTCGGGATCGGTTGCAGTGCTGGCGATGATCCGACTCGCGAACAGATTCGAGTCACTCAAATCGACAAATACCTTGGGCCACACAATATTGAGTGCACAGGACTTCCCGTTCGGGGACGCTCAGGTGGTGGGTTGTTTAACTCAGAAGGTGAAGTCGTTGGGGTTTGCATCGCTGCCGACAAGGAAGGAAACCGTGGACTCTACTCTGGTTTGCTCGCAGTTCATTCTCTCCTGGAAGGAAACCAACTTGCTTTCCTCTATCAAGAGCAACCAGCGGTTCCCGCAATGCCTGCAAAAGAGATCGCTGTTCCTGAACCGGCTGCAGCAGCTTCTGCATTTCCAATTGCATCCCACGAGCCTGCTCCGTCATCGCCCCCAGGATCAGGCAACCAAAGTGGACTCGTCGGCAGCACACCTGTTGACCCCGTTGCCCCACGCGTTCCAGTTGATTTGAAAACCGGCGGAGCTGAAGTCGTCGTCATCATTCGTGACCCTGCTCATCCTGAGCAACAAAACCGTGTGGTCATCATTCACGATGCAAGCTCCAAGTTCATGACCTATCTCGATGGAGAACTGGAAGGCCCCCAAGATGGTCACGGATTGATGTCTCAATACACTCCGATCCGTCCAGTCGCCCGTCAGTTGCGAGCTCAGAACGTCAACAATACACAGCTGGCAAACGCTCAATCAGAGACGCCTGCGAACTCACAAAATCGCCTTCTTCGCAGCAAAAGTCTTCAACAAACATCTTTCTCAACGCCTCTCGTACCACGCCGTTACGTCCGATCGACGGGTGGCTCACTTGTGAAATAACCTCAATTTATTGACTTCGCACAAGTATTCACTTATCCTGTGGTGTGCCAATTTCGGCAAAGAACGAATGGATTTCTCTGAAGAACACATCACAAATTGACAATCTGGATAAGGAGGCTGGCATGAGCACTAATCGGCGATTGCAACAATGTACGGAGTTAGAGTACATCCTCTTGGGGGATTTGCGAGATCTCTTAGATGAACCAGCTGACAGTGAGACTGCTCACTGGCTGGAGGCTGTCTTAGACGCTCTGCTCGACACCCTTCCAGAAGAATTCGCATTGAAATCCGATCACGGGTATCTTCAGGATGTCTTGGACCGTTTTCCAAACTGGGATTCGAAAGTTGCGGAGTTGGAAGAAGGCTACGCAAAGCTCTTCCAGCGTCTCGAACAACTCCGTGATCAATTGACACATGGTGGCGATTTCCAACGAATTGCTGTCAATGTCTCCGCTGACCTGAATGAATGGATGACGAACTTCATCCAACATCACCAACAGGAACGAGAACTTGTTTCCATTGCTGCAAGTTACGATGTCGGTGGAAACGGCTAATGCGATTTTGAGTAACGAGAAAGAAGACTGATAACAAACGGCATTGTGGAAACCGACATCGTCAAATCTGACGCCGTTCAAAGCACTTTCGCGATCATTTCATTCACAGACTGCTCTGATCACTTCTGATTGGAGCGACTCCCGTTCTCTCAATCAATTTATTTCTCTCCGAGCTATCTTCTCGAGGAGCTGCTACCTTTCTGCAGCACCCGTTAAGATCGCGCCTCATGAATAAGATTGCTGTTCGCCACGATGCAGAGCCTGAACATCAATTCGAAAGATGGTTCAGGCATTCTAAAATTTTATGATGCGTGAAAATCTCTACTCGCTTCGCTACTCTATGTGGTAAAGAGATGAGCTTCGCTGTCATGCGCGTCTAACATGCCTGTTCGACGCTCTGAAATCTCGAACTTTCTAATATGCTAAACCTGAGGAATTCGAATGCCAAATAAAACGACACGTCGAGACTTTCTTCAAACCAGTGCCGCAATTGGAGCAGCCGTTTACGTTGGAAGTCCTAAAGCGTATGCACAAGGTGAAGAACGCTCCGCCAACGAGGTAGTTTCTTACGCCTGCATTGGAGTCGGTGGAAAAGGAAGTAGTGACTCCGCAGACGCATCGAAGCACGGTAACATCGTCGCAATCTGCGACGTCGACGACCGAACTCTCGCCAAAACTGGTAATCGACCAGGGTTCAAGGAAGCTGAGCGCTTTAACGATTTCCGTGAAATGCTCGACAAGATGGGCAGCAAAATCGATGCGGTGACGGTTTCAACACCTGACCACACTCATGCTCCCGCTGCTGCAATGGCTATGAAGATGGGCAAAGCCTGCTTCTGCCAGAAACCGCTGACCCACTCGGTTTGGGAAGCTCGCCGACTTGTTGAAATCGCCGATGACAAAGGCGTGAAGACAATGATGGGCAACCAGGGAACTGCAAGAGATGGCTTACGCCACGCAGCTGAACTGTTGAAGGCTGGGAAAATTGGACGGATCAAAGAAGCTCACATTTTCACCAACCGCCCGGTGTGGCCTCAAGGTGGACCTCGCCCCGAAGCAACCACTCCACCACCAAATCTCCATTGGAATTTGTGGCTAGGAGCTGCACCTGAGCGTCCGTACGGTGAAGGTGCTTACCACGACTTTGCCTGGCGTGGCTGGTGGGACTTTGGAACGGGAGCGTTGGGCGACATGGCTTGCCATACGTTCAACATGCCATTCGCCGGTTTGAATTTGGCGAATCCAAAATCAATTCAAGCATCCTGCACAGGACACAATCAGGACAGCTATCCGAAGTCATCGAAAATCGAATTCGAATTTACTCACCCGAGTGGTGAAGGAACGATGCCAGTCCACTGGTACGATGGCGGAAACACTCCCGACGAGAGCTTACTCAAAGGTGTGAAATTCAAGCACAAGAGTGGTGCCATCATTGTCGGTGAAGATCGAACACTTTACTCCTACCAGGATTATGGAGACAAATGGGTTCTGATCGAAAATGACGGGACCGAGATTGCTCAAAAAGACGCTCCCCAAATGGAGTTCGAAAAATCTCCAGGTCACTTCACCGAATTCCATGAATCAATCATCGGCAAACGAGAAAACGCGATGTCCAACTTCGCGAAGTATGCCGGCCCGTTGACCGAAACTATTCTGCTCGGCAACCTTGCTGTCTGGGCCGCTGCAAGCGGTGAGAGCAAGAAGATCGAGTGGGACGCAGAGAACCTGAAAGCGACCAACGCACCAGAAGTGATGAATGTCGTCAAGAAAGAATACCGCGAAAACTACGGTTCTTACCTGGACGCTTAATCAGCTTTCTTAAGATCTACATCAAACAGCCCTGAGAAACCTCAGGGCTGTTTTTATTTTTACACTGCGACTCTCAAATTACTCGTCTGCAACTTCGCATACACAAGAAACGAGAAAGTATCCTAGAGCAGCTTGCTCTACCGTGTGCCCGTGGAGAATGCATTTCTCTAGTAGTAATGTTATTTGCCACGAGGCAGATCCTGCAAACGAATTCGAAAGATGCTGCGATAGCAGTTTTGAAAAGAAGTACGGGAACAGTCTCGTGGAGATGAGTGATTCACTACATGAAAAGCGTTCTTCGCGGACACAAAAACACGAACGTGTTCTAAAACAAGATCGGCTCCACTGTCGGGCCGTCAATTTCAACTCCTGGTGGACCATCGAAATGTTCTTCGACGAATCGGTCCCAGGTATCTCGAGTCTGTTTTGAAATCAGCTTGCCAACTTCAGAGTTGCACTCCTGACAGAGCATCATGGGGGAACTGAAACTGATGCCTTGCCCTGAATCAAGGAGCAGCTCGTTTTCTTGAAACAATCCGACCATTTCATAACGGTGAGTGCCCGATCGATCAGCCCCGCAGAACGAGCAAGTCGCCAATCCATCTTCGACAGTAAACTCTTCTTCTTCAAGATCCGATTCTTCCAAGTCGGACTCTTCTAAAGAGTGAATACGTGCTAAGAGTTTCTCACGAAGCTTCGTTTCGATGTATGCCTGAATATTTCGAGATGTCTCTTCCGAATATTGCTCGCGCATTCTGATCGCGCACGACATGCAAATTGCCATCTCGAATACAGTCTCTTTCCCCACGATATGCTTCACGACTGTGTAAACTGTTTCCGACTCAAAGAGATCGCATTCACAATCAATGCACTTCGCAAATGGGAGTTCAGTGTATTCAGAGTAGAAAATCCGGGGGATGTCATCGCGATCAGGCATACTGTCTTTTCTGTGTGTTACTGACTTAACTGCTGGAAAGGGGGGGCTCGCGGCTGCGAGATCCAACCTCAATGGGATCTCATAGACTGCCCGCAACGACTCAAAATGCAAACACCAATATTGGATCTGATTCAGAGTCGAGGGGCCGAGGCGATGACATTGAAAATTAGACTCACAAATTTAATCGCTAGAACTGGTCCAGAAACTTGAAATTGCTCTCTCAAACGTTGAGAAAAGCGATGATGCCAGAGGTTTTCGGACTGGTTTTCAAGTTTCATTTGGAAAATCGTGGATCAGCTTGAGAAACCGCTGACTGGCAGGACTCTCATGTTTTGAACGACGATCTTCTTCAACTTGGTTTTGATTGCATCATCACGCCGGGTCGTCGGTTTCATCCCCATCTTCATGAACATCAATGAATTCAACGGCCTTGTCCTTGTCACCTTCGAGGACGAATAGTCTCACTTTTGTGACACCGGTGAAGCCTCCCTGATGCTCGTTTTCCATCTCACATCGAATCCCTTCTCCTTCGAGTGCAGCTCGGATCACGTCAGCTTTGGAGATATCACGAGTGGTGTAAATGGGGACTAGATTCTCATCAGACATCGTCGTTTCCTTAAGGAGATTCCAATTCAATTCTACGAGACCGAAATCAATTTCCGGAGTCGGTTCTTAAAGCTTCCGCTGCTTCAGCTTCGGATTGATCAATGAAATGGTCGCTGTTTGTATCGAGAGTGTCAAACATCTCGCGAGGCCCCAGGAATTCTCTCCAGGAAATCTCGCCATCGAGATTGTCATCCATTCGACTGAACCAGACAGGACCGGAGACTTGTTCATTGGTGCGGCCTTGTCGCTGATTCATCATATTAGTCTGGGCTCGGGCCGGGTCGATCTCAAAGAGTTGTGGCTGAGTGAAAGTGACTCGGAACTCGGACATCAGTTCATCAGGAAGCAATGCCTGATCACCGTTTAAGTCGTACTCTAATAAGCGTTCGGGACCAGCGAGAAATTCTCTTGGATTCAGTCGCCGATCAAGATTGGTATCGAGAATTTCAAACAACGTTTTGGTTTCATTCGAGAGCAGTAAAATCAACCGGCTCTGAGCCGCCAATCCGTCCATTGTAAAGAAGAACTTAATTTCCTCGCGAGTGACTTGCTGATTTCCGTCAAGATCGACCGCTTCAAAAGGGACATCTGCCTGAAGTCCATTGAACTCCATCGGGTCCAGGTATTTGTTTTTGTCGACATCGGACATGATGAAACGAGTTAAAAATAACCGCGTAGAATCGAACTGCTGGTAGACTTTACTTGTGGCTCGCCATTCTACGGGCATCCCGCCGATATCGATCGTCGGACGATTCCTGCCTGTGTATTCTCCTTTCACAACTTCCACACTTGGAGGCGAAAGTGAAACTTTCATTACGAAGTCCGGGCGAGAACGCTTGAGGTAAAGCTCCCAATCATCTTTATCCCAAGCTCGATCATCATTCAGATCAAAGCGGCTGAAGTCCCGTTCTTTCAACCCGGACAGAATTTTCGCAGAGACAGCCTCTTCGGTGGAGTAATGGTCGAAGAGGCCGGAGATCGCCAGCTCGATTTCTGCATCGTCCCGAATAAAGAATAGCGGAACCGGCTCTTCCTTCGCTTGTTCTTGCTGCTGAGCCTGAACCACTGAAATTGGAAACGGTTGAAGCTCCGCGACGCTCAGTGTTTCATCATCGTCAAAGTCGAACGCCTGCAAGACCTTCAGCCCCTGCTCGACTTCTTCCGCCGAAACTTTCCCGTCCTTATTGAGGTCCAGATCCTCGTACAAGCGGACAGTCGCTGCCAACTTGGGAGGTGCTCTCTCAATCGATAACGGTGGACCGAGTGCTTTTTGTATATGTGCAGTCAATTCCGCTAATGTCACTTGCTGATCGGCTGGAGAGACATCAATGCTCGTCCATGCTTCACCAAGTCGCTCGACGCCGACTCGCAAACGTCCCTCGGTCGGAATTTGCTCTGCTTCTTCCGGGCTGAGTGTTCCGTTGGAGTCTTTATCGAGTTGCTTGAAGACTTCTTTTGCGTATTGGCTGCGCATCTCGTCGATGCTAAATCGACCTGCAACGAACTCCATCTCGAGAATCACAGGACGATTCGGACCTAGGAAAAGCAGACGAGACGGGTCTGACTTCTGCCCGAAAAGTTCTGCGGGAAGATTCGTCAGCCCAACAGAGACGACCAGAAGAACCAGCCTGTAGAGATGGAATTGCGGCATAAAAACGCTTCCTTTCTCAGAAGCAGGCAGACTCACAACTGGAGATTGACTACGTTCGTGGCTGAAGTTTTGTTTGCTAAATCAGCTAATCGAGCTGAAAATCAATTAAACATGGCGACACAGAATCATTTGTGGGGCCATCTCTGAGTTTTCCGATCAATTCTCAACTTGGAACAGATTCCATCTTCGTTCTCACGTTCCGTCTCGCGGCGAACAGTCTATTAAGCTGTCAAAGTGATCTCCACGAGGACGAGAACCATTGAAAATGCCTGAATTGATTCTACGCCGCATTGAGCGGGCTGTCACGCAGGAAATCGCTGACAAATTGGGGGATCAGAGGAACTCCGAGAAGAATAGCGGCCCCGAAAGCCAGCCTGTGTGCGAAATGAATCTTCTCGGGAATCAATTCTCTGAAGACCGCAGCTTGACCAGTTTTCATAAACGTTCTTATACTGGGGCTTTGAGACAGATCAGACAAAGTTGACGGAACTTTCCCATTGCAGTGAGAGTTCCCTTCCACGGAAGATGTTTACACACAATAGTGTCCATTTGTTGGTTTGAGGGGTCAAACCAAGGCAATCGGCGTCAGCTGAGTCTGAATACAAATTTGACCCTTTATTGCAGCCTGACAAGGCACTACGCCAGGATGACGGACCGCCATGAGCGAACAAACACAACAACCCCCTGTCCCAGCTACTCCGGACGAGAAGCCTCAAGGACCGGAACACCACTATCACCATGAAGCCGATAAAACGGAACTGGAGAAGTGGCTGACTGCAGGCTTAAAAAAGATTGAGCCATATTCCAATCAGATATTGATGGGATTTATCGGCGTGACTGTCGTCCTGATCGCTGTCATCCTCTGGTCAAGAAGTTCCATCTCTTCGCAAAAAGCGGAATGGGAAGAATTTGTTGAGAACCGCGTTCCAGACGACTACATGAATCTGGCAAAAAAAACGCAGGGGACCACTGTTGGAGCCTGGTCATTACTGCAAGCAGGCAGAGGCTTTCTCCAAGAAGGCCTACGCAGCGCACTTACCAATCGTGAAGTGAGTGACGCAAGACTGAAAGAATCTGTCGAGGCCTTCGAAAAACTTTTGAAGCAAACGAATGCTCCAGCAGCGGCTCGGGAAGAAGCCCTTTTCGGATTGGCAACAGCACGTGAAGTCCTCAATGGCGATGACACATCTCTAGCCATCGCTGCCTATCAAAAACTGATTGAGGAGTTTCCCGAATCAGGTCATAAAGCTTGGGCAACTCAACGCGTCGAAGCATTGCAGAAAAAATCGACTCAGGAATTTTATGCCTGGTTCCGACAACAAAATCCAAAACCAAGCGACAGACCACTGCCGAGTGATCTCCGTCCCGGCGGCACTCCTGCCCCCGATCCAACAAATCTGGAACTCCTCCAAGATAGCATCTTAAACTTGCCATCAGCAGGAGTCGGTGAGGCCAATCAGAACACTGTCCCTACAGAAGAGGAAATGAAAAAAGAGGGTGAAGAGCCAGCAAAAGCTGAAGACGCAGCCCCCAAATCATTCCCAACCCCTGAAAAAGGTGATGCTCCAAAAGACGCACCTAAAAAGGAATCTGAAGAAACAAGTGAAAAGCCGGCTGAGCCTGTAAAAGAAGAAGGCAAGCCCAAAGAAGACGCTGAACCAAAGGCTGAACCGAAAGCTGAACCGAAAGCTGAAGAGCCGAAGGCGGAAACTGAAGCAGAAGCTAAACCTGCGAAAGAGCCTGAAGCCTCAGCTGAAGAGGAGACCAAGGAATAGAGCCGCCTCGCGCAATCTGAAGACATCTTTTCAATGTCGTCACAGACATAATACCTGCTCTTCCGTTTAGCTCCGCGCTTCATGTGTGGAGCTAAACTTTTTTCCGAACCAAATTTCATGAGTGATGACCTTTACACATCGAAACAGGATCTCACGGTCGAATCTCGCGCGCATGGTTGGCGAATCGACCACTACTTAAGTCGTATCTTCCCGAACCACAGCCGTGGGCAATTTCAACGAGCGATCGAACAGAAGGTCGTTCTGGTCAACGGACTCCCGGTCAAAGCTTCCCGCCGCTTGCGTGTGAATGACCGTATTTCTGTGCAGTTGTTGGAAGAAGCTGAAAGCGGAATTGCCGCTGAAGACATCCCTATCGAAGTGATCTTCGAAGATGAGTACATCGCCGTCATTAACAAGCACGCAAATCTGGTCACGCATCCCGGCAAATCTAACTTTAC from Thalassoglobus polymorphus includes the following:
- a CDS encoding trypsin-like peptidase domain-containing protein — encoded protein: MTRSLASCIAFVASAFAASFSFAADPDNIVYDFSAVWCGPCQQMAPLVARLEREGLPIRKVDFDKEKELASKFNITSLPTFVLVVDGKEAHRQSGAMTETDLRRLVAKVPKASGPSIAQGDGVPNVSLGNPGPMPEASPGTNAAENRAQGQASTGSQLKEMFSLGRNSSKSDENTYRGNDTSLGEATPNQNIANHSADPMDSSVRIRVIIDGKINLGSGTIIHSQEGIAKILTCAHIFRGFNDEAKIEVDLQINNQKQTHIARLENFNEEADLGLISVSTSKPLPVALIAKASRAPVAGEPVVGIGCSAGDDPTREQIRVTQIDKYLGPHNIECTGLPVRGRSGGGLFNSEGEVVGVCIAADKEGNRGLYSGLLAVHSLLEGNQLAFLYQEQPAVPAMPAKEIAVPEPAAAASAFPIASHEPAPSSPPGSGNQSGLVGSTPVDPVAPRVPVDLKTGGAEVVVIIRDPAHPEQQNRVVIIHDASSKFMTYLDGELEGPQDGHGLMSQYTPIRPVARQLRAQNVNNTQLANAQSETPANSQNRLLRSKSLQQTSFSTPLVPRRYVRSTGGSLVK
- a CDS encoding Gfo/Idh/MocA family protein, with the translated sequence MPNKTTRRDFLQTSAAIGAAVYVGSPKAYAQGEERSANEVVSYACIGVGGKGSSDSADASKHGNIVAICDVDDRTLAKTGNRPGFKEAERFNDFREMLDKMGSKIDAVTVSTPDHTHAPAAAMAMKMGKACFCQKPLTHSVWEARRLVEIADDKGVKTMMGNQGTARDGLRHAAELLKAGKIGRIKEAHIFTNRPVWPQGGPRPEATTPPPNLHWNLWLGAAPERPYGEGAYHDFAWRGWWDFGTGALGDMACHTFNMPFAGLNLANPKSIQASCTGHNQDSYPKSSKIEFEFTHPSGEGTMPVHWYDGGNTPDESLLKGVKFKHKSGAIIVGEDRTLYSYQDYGDKWVLIENDGTEIAQKDAPQMEFEKSPGHFTEFHESIIGKRENAMSNFAKYAGPLTETILLGNLAVWAAASGESKKIEWDAENLKATNAPEVMNVVKKEYRENYGSYLDA
- a CDS encoding putative signal transducing protein yields the protein MSDENLVPIYTTRDISKADVIRAALEGEGIRCEMENEHQGGFTGVTKVRLFVLEGDKDKAVEFIDVHEDGDETDDPA
- a CDS encoding EF-hand domain-containing protein, which codes for MPQFHLYRLVLLVVSVGLTNLPAELFGQKSDPSRLLFLGPNRPVILEMEFVAGRFSIDEMRSQYAKEVFKQLDKDSNGTLSPEEAEQIPTEGRLRVGVERLGEAWTSIDVSPADQQVTLAELTAHIQKALGPPLSIERAPPKLAATVRLYEDLDLNKDGKVSAEEVEQGLKVLQAFDFDDDETLSVAELQPFPISVVQAQQQEQAKEEPVPLFFIRDDAEIELAISGLFDHYSTEEAVSAKILSGLKERDFSRFDLNDDRAWDKDDWELYLKRSRPDFVMKVSLSPPSVEVVKGEYTGRNRPTIDIGGMPVEWRATSKVYQQFDSTRLFLTRFIMSDVDKNKYLDPMEFNGLQADVPFEAVDLDGNQQVTREEIKFFFTMDGLAAQSRLILLLSNETKTLFEILDTNLDRRLNPREFLAGPERLLEYDLNGDQALLPDELMSEFRVTFTQPQLFEIDPARAQTNMMNQRQGRTNEQVSGPVWFSRMDDNLDGEISWREFLGPREMFDTLDTNSDHFIDQSEAEAAEALRTDSGN
- a CDS encoding tetratricopeptide repeat protein, which produces MSEQTQQPPVPATPDEKPQGPEHHYHHEADKTELEKWLTAGLKKIEPYSNQILMGFIGVTVVLIAVILWSRSSISSQKAEWEEFVENRVPDDYMNLAKKTQGTTVGAWSLLQAGRGFLQEGLRSALTNREVSDARLKESVEAFEKLLKQTNAPAAAREEALFGLATAREVLNGDDTSLAIAAYQKLIEEFPESGHKAWATQRVEALQKKSTQEFYAWFRQQNPKPSDRPLPSDLRPGGTPAPDPTNLELLQDSILNLPSAGVGEANQNTVPTEEEMKKEGEEPAKAEDAAPKSFPTPEKGDAPKDAPKKESEETSEKPAEPVKEEGKPKEDAEPKAEPKAEPKAEEPKAETEAEAKPAKEPEASAEEETKE